The Theropithecus gelada isolate Dixy chromosome 3, Tgel_1.0, whole genome shotgun sequence genomic sequence ctcGGCGACAGTATCCAGTATTTTAACACAGGCCTGTGTGTTGACTCTGGTTCCAGAGGGTGATTCCTGATAGTTGTGGCCAGTGTCTTGGAGGGATGCTTCTTAGGACAGGATGCCTGATTCTGGGTGCAGGGCTCCTGACTGCCTCTAGGAGATGCTTGTTCTCCAGGCATTGTCAGCAGATTCTTTGGGGGGAAATCTTGTATCTTTGTGAATATTTAAGGAAGTAAAAGAATGATTCGTGCCTGGGGGCAAGGAAGGtggatgcattttctttcttagtttattttgcatttgcagGTTGGAGATGCTTCAAAGGCAGGCCACAGTGTTAGAGTGTTAGATTCAAAATTTTTATCTtgggccggtgcagtggctcacgcctgtactcccagcgctgtgggagtctgaggcaggcggatcacctgaggtcaggagttcaagaccagcctggccaacttggtgaaacctcgtctctactgaaaatacaaaaattagccaggtatggggcacatgcctgtaatcccaccctctagggaggctgaggcaggagaattgcttgaacccgggaggcggaggttgcagtgagccaagattgcgccactgcactccaacctgggtaacaagagccaaactccgtctcgagaaaaaaaaaaatttttttttttaaattgagacagggtctcactgtgttgcccaggctggtctcaaactctagagctcaagcgatccgcccacctctgcctcccaaagtgctgggattacaggcatgggccaccacacctggcccagaatttTTATCCTGATGGAGGGAGCTCAGGACCATTTGGGAGGCCCCAGTGAGAGGCAGCAGGCCTCTGTTGTGTGTGCCTGAggaattctgttttgtttgttggtttttctggtttttgcttTGAGACATCATTAAAGTCTAGGTGAATTCTTTTTTGGTGGCCATTTGGGAGTTGATTTCTGAGAATGTGTGTCATGGAAGAAATCTCAGTAGCAGATAGTCACACTCTTCCTATTCCTTTGTAGCCCCAGGATGGACTTCCTGATCCTCTTCTTGTTCTACCTGGCTTTGGTGGTGATGGGTCTTGTTCTTATCTGCGTCTGCTCGAAAACCCATAGCTTGAAAGGCCTGGCCAGGGGAGGAGCACAGGTAAGGATGATCCTTGGATAGCACTGGAATTTGAATACTGTGCTAGTCTAAGAGACTCACCAGTTTTGCTACAGGACAAAAAGGAGatgccaggctgggtgcagtggctcacacctgtaatcccagctactcaggaggctgaggcaggaggatcccttgagccaggagtttgaagttgcagtgagctatgatcacaccactgcactccagcctggactacagagtgaaaccctgtctcaacaaccacaaaaaagatGCCACTCAACGTCATTGATGGATTTATTTCACTGATGGCAGTTGTGGGACATTCCATAGcctctgtctgtgtgtgttttttgttccTGCTGAAAGTCCTCTTGCGGTGGTGCTTTGAGAGAAGAGGTTGCTGTTTTCCTCTGGATTAGATGCCTGTGATTGGGCATGGATGTGAGCAGGGTCCGCCTGGGGTACTTGATGGGTGACTCTGGGGGATGTATGAGTAGAAAGCTCAGCATTGACTGGCCCCCCTCCTTCAGGGATCAAAGTGAGCAAAACGGGACAAGCAGCCTATGGGAAGGCATTGACTTGGGAGGGACCTGGGCCAAGCCCAGTGATCTGGGTGTGGACGCTGGAACCTGGGATTGAACCCAGGCCGGGGAAGTAGCGGCCTTCACATTAACATTCCACGACCCATTCCCTCTGCTCACCTCACTTTCCCTGAAGACCCTGACAGGTGCCTTCTTCAGAGTCAGACTAGAAATGGAACTGGCGTGAAAGGAAGACCAGTAGAAAGAATTCCCCTCTTTATTCTCTGCTAAATCACTTCTTTACCTGTATACAGAAACCAAACTTCCTCTCACGCAGATTGCCAGCTATGTGTGGAGTGTCTGATTTGTTTGGGAGTGGAGAAGCGAGAAGTGAAATGgaatctttccctttccttttgtttcagaTATTTTCCTGTGTAATTCCAGAATGTCTTCAGAGAGCCATGCACAGATCGCTTCACTACCTTTTCCATACGAGGTATTTCTATTTCAGAGTTTaaatattctcttcttttctgcTTTGATTATTAATTGTTGAGATCCTCCAGCTTCAGGAAGCTCCTCGTGGTTTCCAGCATGGTGAGGGAAAGAAGGCCAGAAAGAATCAAGAGTCCTGAGTTGGGAGCCTCTACTCATAGTTAATCTACCTTTTGAGACGGAGGTTTTAACTTGTCTACTTTTAAATAGTGATATTTAAAGATTGGGAAAATACTGACATGTATTTCTGTTAAATACATGCAGAATGTTTCACAGAGTTTTCTATGTAATTCTTACTACTATCTCAAGCCCAAAGGAAGTGGTTGACCCTTGGTTACTTTCTTTAGTATCATACAATTTCTTCAAGGAGAAGCCCCCACGAACAAGCCATGTGCCTGTTTTCTTTCAGAAACCACACCTTCATTGTCCTGCACCTGGTCTTGCAAGGGATGGTTTATACTGAGTACACCTGGGAAGTATTTGGCTACTGTCAGGAGCTGGAGTTCTCCTTGTATTACCTTCTTCTGCCCTATCTGCTGCTAGTTGtaaacctgttttctttcacCCTGACTTGTGTAACCAATCCTGGTAAGTTGAGGCTCTTAGCATACAGCATGGTGACAGCTCCACTGTCTTACTAATAGTGCTGCAAACAAGGAGAGGCTCCCCCACCCCGAGGACTTTGTAAAAGATTTGATGTGTAGCATTTTCCTTATCTTTCAGTTTggagtgttttctaattttttttcttcttcgaCCCACGGGTTATTTAGAACCgcttaaaatttttagtttatctttttaatactTTCACTTCATTTTGTCATATATAGAGCACGTGATTGGTATGGTgctgttcctttttttgttttttaagatggagtcatgctttgtcgcccaggctggagtgcagtggtgcgatctcggcttgctgcaacctctgcctcccaggttcaagcaattctcctgcctcagactcccaagtagctaggactacaggtgtgcgccacctcgcctggccaatttttgtatttttagtacagatggggtttcaccatgttgtccaggctggtctcaaactcctgacctcgtgatccacccacttcagcctcccaaagtgctgggattataggcctaagCCACCGCACTGGcggaattgtacactttaaatgggtgaattaggTTTGTGAGTTATAtctgaataaagctgttattaaaaatgaattgcgcggctgggcgtggtggctcatgcctgtaatcccagcctctttgggaggcctaggcgggaggatcacctgaggtcgggagttccagaccagcctggtgaaaatggtgaaaccccatctgtattaacaaagaaaaaaacaaaaaattagccaggtgtgcgttagcacatctgtaatcccagctactacttgggaggcttatgtgggagaatcacctgaacccgggagtcagaggttgcagtgagccaagatcccgccactgcactccatcctggacgacaaactaagactgtctcaaaaaaaaaaaaaaaaaaaaaaaaaaagaattgcttaagATATTAAAGATAGCAGTTTCAGTTGTGTTTTATCAGGACGGGTTTTGTGACCATCCAGTCCACCATATTGCACGAAACTGACATATGTCCTTACTTTTCCCAGGCATTATAACAAAAGcaaatgaattattatttcttcatGCTTATGAATTTGATGAAGTGATGTTTCCAAAGAACGTGAGGTGCTCTACTTGTGCTTTAAGGAAACCAGCTCGATCCAAGCACTGCAGTGAGTGTGGTTCTCGTGACTCCAGCGGCACCCCCAACAGCACATGTGCGGGCTTTGTCTGTGAGGGACTGTTTCCTGAATCTAAAAGAAGAGCCAGTTCACCCCCAGACGTGGTGTGGCCATTACTTGTAGAGTTGAGATAATGGTTTCTTTCAGATGAGTGAGGGTCAGGTCTTGTGTTCCTATGTAGTAGACAGTCCTCATCCCCGGACATAACAGCCCTTCCCTCGCCACATGGGAGGACATGCTCCCCACAAGGTGTTTCTGTGGATGTTGTGTTTGCGGATTTCAGTCCTACAAAGCCTAGTCTTCTGGGGAGGGCCCAAGATTCTAGACCAGTGCTGTCTAACAAAAATAGAatgtggctgggcgcagcggctcatgccaggaattccagtactttgggaggcaggcagatctcttgaacctaggagttcaagaccagcctgggtaccatggggaaaccccacctctacaaaaaatacaaaagttgtaGTCCTggcttactcaggaggctgaggcgggaggatcacttgagcccaggagatcgaggctgcagtaagctatggttaaaccaccacactccagcctcagcaacacagcaagaccctgtctcaaaaaaaaaaaaaaaaagccataaatagaaacagtttttaaaaatgtttttcaaaatgtaactGTGCTTGGAGACAGTTTTAATCACTATGTTATTTAacctaatatatgtaaaatatcattttaacatgtaatcaatgtaaaaaatTCTTCATGAGGTagtttatattctctttttcatactaagcctttgaaatctggtgtgtattttacatttacagcacGTCTTGATTTGGACACTAAATTTTCATGTGGAAATACTTGTGTATttagatttaataaaatgtaCAGTTGAAAAAGTAGACTCACAGGTGCAAGTTATATCCATACATTCTTAAAAGTTTTCCAATATCTGAATTTGGTaccaaaaaaatcattttcctttacCATCCATGTCTACGTTGACATAATGATTCATCTTAATCAGAAGAATTGACTTGACTTTAAAGCAGGAACATTAGTTTTAAAACATGTCTATCCAAGTCAAGTAAATTAACTAACTCTTCCGTTGCCTCCATATTTACACTGAATTCAAAGGAGTATTGTagtaaaaaacaaatgtaaatttgTCAATATTGACAAAAtgtcctttccattttttggtttggtttttgagatagcgtctcactctgttaacccaggctggagtgctgtagtgcgatcatagctcactgtagccttgacctcctgtgctcaaatgatcctcccgcctagcCTCTGAGTAGCCGGGACCCCGGGTCCATGCCACCACCTCAGATTTTTCTAGTAGCCAGATTGCAAGTGCTCAATACCCACATTTGGCTGGCAGCTCCTGTACTGGACACCGCACTTCCAAAAGCTTAGTTTGGAACTAAGCAGTGCCATTTCCCTCTGATTATACATCCAGGGGTCAGACTGTGAAAATCTCAGCAGGTGTGCGGCGTCCTTGTCTCATCAAGCACCATCCCAGCACATGCCCCCTCGTTTCTGTGCAGGTGTGTGTAACTGGTGTGTGCACCGTTTCGACCATCACTGTGTTTGGGTGAACAACTGCATCGGGGCCTGGAACATCAGGTACTTCCTCATCTACCTCTTGACCTTGACGGCCTCGGCTGCCACCGTCGCCATTGTGAGCACCACTTTTCTGATCCACTTGGTGGTGATGTCGGATCTATACCAGGAGACTTATGTCGATGACCTTGGACACCTCCATGTTATGGACACGGTCTTCCTTATTCAGGTAATTATGCTGTAGGTTTCTGACTTCAAGTTTCAGAATTGCAAAAAGGACATTTATTTTCCCAGTAAAAGCATGAAGTtaggtggggcgcggtggctcacgcctgtaatcccagcacttttggaggccgaggtgggaggatctcatgaggccaggagttcaggaccagcctgggcaacatccaaatgtccatcagcagatgattGAATAACTGGTCTCCTGTagagaccttgtctgtacaaaaaatacaaaaatgagccggggcggtgcagtggttcatgcctgtaatcctagcactttgagaggccaaggcaagcagattgcctgagctcaggagtttgagaccagcctggataacataatgaaaccccatctctactaaaatacaattagctgggtgtggtggcacatgcccatagttccagctactcgggaggctaaggcacaagaatcacttgaatccgggagggagaggttgcagtgagccgattgcaccattgcaccccagcctgggtgacagagcaagaccctgtctcagaaactaACAAATgtgaagtttttcctttttctaaactgatataaaattcacatattgggccaggcatggtggctcacagctgtaatcccagcactttgagaggccaaggtgggcggatcacctgaggtcaggagttcaagaccagcctggccagcgtggggaaacctcgtctccactaaaaatgcaaaaaagttagctgggcgtggtggccagtacctgtaatcccagctactcgggaggctgaggcaggagaatcacttgaacctgggaggcggaggttgcagtgagccgagattgcaccactgtactccagcctggccaacaagagtgaaagagcgaaacaccatctcaaaaaaaaaaaaattcacatatcataaaattcaccctttaaaGTATACCACAGTGGTATGAGTGTATTCACAGACTTGTGCAACCCTCACCACtgtctaatttcagaacatttcatcaTCTCCATTCCCTCCTGCCCTAGACCCAGgtaatcactaatctactttctgtcttttggGATAGGCCTTTTCTGGACACTTCATGTGAATGGAATTGTGCAATATATGGTCTTTTCCCCTGGCTTCTTTCTTGTGGCACAAGGTTTTCAGGGTTAATTCATGTAGCACGAATctactttattccttttgtttgtttgggatggagtctcactcttattgcccagactagagtgcaatggtgcgatctcggctcactgcaacctctgcctctcgggttcaagcaattctcctgcctcagtctcctgaatagctggaattacaggcacaagccaccacacctgcctaatttttgtatttttagcagagaagaggttttaccatgttggccaggctggtcttgaactcctgaccttaagtgatccaccaacctcagcctcccaaaatgctgggattataggcgtgagcctccacgcccggccatatttcattcttttttatggctgaatagtattccattgtatggatagactgaattttaattatttatcagttgatggacatttcggtgttttcactttttggctatttttgaataatactgctgtgaacattcatgtacaagttttttgtgtggacatgtttttgtttataaaacatgttttatgtttatgtttttatgttttatgtttatatttctcttgggtaaattccacctagaagtggaactgctgggtcgtatagtaacttttttttttttttttttgagacagagtctcactctgtcacctaggctggagtgcagtggtaccagcacagctcactgtgacctggaactcctgggctcaagtgctgccaccttggcctcccaaagtgctgggattacaggtgtgagccactgtgactggcccagAATAACTCTTGATTTGAGGCCTTTATATGATAATGACAGTTAATCTTTTGTtatactggttttttgtttgtggaTCTTTTGGATCTTGGGAAtggggttttgggtttttttgggttttttggtatAGAAAAGTTCAGACATTCTTTCTcatcaaatctcttttctttgtaacttCAACTAGAAAGTCTCCTCCATCAGGAGTTTTGTTAAATGTTCTCTTTGCTTGtgactttcaaaaatattaaactttctaaattcttcattttgcttattacaaaaacaaaacttgaagcAGCGCAGTTCCTATGGTCATACACCATTTACGGAGTCAGTTTTGTTTTTACCCAAACAAGATCACAGTGTAATCCTTGCATCTTGTCTTTCTCATTAGTCAATATGTTAAATCTTTTCACAATCAGTACATAGAAATTgacatcatttttaatggctcCTTGTTTTCCCATTGTGTGACCATCCCAGAGTTTACCCTTCCTGATGGATGGACAGTTAACTtgtttcttggctgggtgcagtggctcacacctgtagtcccaacagtttggaaggccaaggcaggaggatcactcaaggccaggggtttgaaagcagcctgggcaacatagcaagaccctgtttctattgatttttaaattatttttatttttattttttttgagacggagtctcactctgctgcccaggctggagtacagtggcactatcttggctcactgcaagctccacttcccgggttcatgccattctcctgcctcagcctcccgagtagctgggactataggtgcccaccaccacccccggctatttttttgtatttttagtagagacggggtttcaccatgttggccaggatggtctccatctcttgaccttgtgatccacctgcctcggcctcccagagtgctgggattacagacgtgagccaccacacccggcctttttatttttattttttgagacggagtcttgctctgttgcctaggctgcagtgcagtagcaaaatctcagctcattgcaaccttcaccgcctgggttcaagcaattcttctgcctcagcctcctgagtagctgggattacaggcatgtgccactacacccagctaatttttgtatttttagtagagaagggtttcacaatgttggccagactggtgtcgaactcctgacctcaagtgatctgcccacctcggcctcacaaaatgctgggattgtaggtgtgagccactgtgcccggcccctgtttctatttattaaggaaaagaaaaaaacttcggAAGAGGGGTTGATAAAATCAATGATACAATGAATATCCTTGCACATCTATTTTTGGGGTTGTATTGTTTTAAGAAAGACATTGATCTCTTTTGTCCATCCGGATTTTATTTTGATGAATGAAgtctgcatttattttataaatagctAACTGGAATAGCACATTTTCCTGAGTaaactttcccttttccttcagtGTGAACACTTCCTTCATCCCACAGGAAACTTGTATGTACTGGGATTATTCCTGGGCTGCTTCTCAGTGCTGTTTATGTTCAGTTTGTCACATTTGGACACAGGTAGGTGGGCTGAGGAAGCAGCACTGGTGGCTGTGGCAGGCCCAGGGTTGGCCGGTTTTCACTCTCTCGGATGTCACAGTCCAGCTGCCTAAATCACTGCCTTTTCTCTGCCCCCAGTATCTGTTCCTGACTTTTCCACGGATTGTCTTCATGCTGGGCTTTGTCGTGGTCCTGAGCTTCCTCCTGGGTGGCTACCTGTGCTTTGCCCTGTACCTGGCGGCCACCAACCAGACTACTAACGAGTGGTACAGAGGTGACTGGGCCTGGTGCCTGCGTTGTCCCCTTGTGGCCCGGCCTCCATCAGCAGAGCCCCAAGTCCACCGGAACATTCACTCCCACGGGCTTTGGAGCAACCTTCAAGAGATCTTTCTACCTGCCTTTCCATGTCATGGGAGGAAGAAACAAGAATGACAAGTGTGTGACTGCCTTTGAGCTGTACTTCCCGTTTATTTACACATGTGGATCCTCGTTTTCCAAGcatggcttgtttgttttgatttctacTGTGCTTATAAATCACTACCAGTGGgcaagggagagaggggaaaatgGGTGTTGACTGAGGAATCCCCTTGCTTATCTTCTTTTGAAACCGGGCACCTCTGAAGTCTTGGTGTCAAGGCAATCAAGAGAGGACTTCTCAGAGattccaggtgatgctgagacCTTGGTGTCTCTAAACTCTGGGCATGTGGACAGGAGGGGCTTGCAGCCGTGTCTCTGACCTGCCGGATATGCAGGAGGGTCTCGACTCGGCGCCTGCACGTTGTGTCTGGCTGTGCTTTCTTTTATGCCCCCCTCTATTCTCCTCTCTCCCCCAGGGGATTTTCATCTCAACAACAGTGTCCTCACCCAGGCCTGCCTTCTGGCCAGTATGGGCTTGTACACCAGGCACATTCCTGCATGCGAGGCCTCCGGCCTGCCCTCCTCTGTCCACATTCAAGCCCTTTCTgactagtttatttatttttattttttttatttttttttattttttttgagacggagtctcgcgctgtcgcccaggctggagtgcagtggcgcgatctcggctcactgcaagctccgcctcccgggttcacgccattctcctgcctcagcctcctgagtagctgggactacaggcgcccaccaccgcgcccggctaattttttgtatttttagtagagacggggtttcactgtggtctcgatctcctgaccttgtgatccgcccgcctcggcctcccaaagtgctgggattacaggcgtgagccaccgcgcccggcctctgactAGTTTAAATATTGTGAAAGTGAACTGCCACCTATTTCAGAGGAGAGATGACTGCCAGAAATGAGGTCTTGGTGCGGAAGGTCTTTGGAGTGGGAGGGCTCTCAAGTGCAGGTGGCAGGTGTTCTGCACCCAGCTAGGCCAAGGAGCCCGCAGCCAGAGAGGCGGGGAAATGGGAATCAGGGGCAGGGGTCCTTCCAGCCATCTACCCCCGTAGCTCCCCAGCTGAGAACAGATGGAAACGTGAAGACGGGTAGCTGGGGCGGCCAGGGAACCCAAGTCCGCTGGCCCAAGCCAAAGCCCGGCACCACCCCGCATCCTTGCTGGTGGAAAGCATGGTGAAATCAACCAGCGGCGGCTCTGAACGCAACGCAGAGTCCGCGCGGGAGCCTGGGCAAGGACAGAGCGGGCCCGCACTGGCGGTTGGGCGGGCtctgggggcggggcctggggcgGGGTCCACCTGGGACCGCGGCACTCCCCTCACCGCGCGCGCCGCCAGGGGGCGCCCTCCCGAGAGCGCCCCTGGGCCGAGGCCTGCGCTTGGCCCCTGCGGGCCGCCGTCTCCGTGCCCGGCATTCGGCCGCCGTTCGGCTGCGCGGCGGCGGCTCTTGCGGCTCCTGGCGGCGCCGCAGTCGGACCTTTGGGCGCCCGCTGGCCGGCGGCAGCGGCGATGGCACCCTGAGCAGGCAGGGAGCAGGCAGCGGCAGGCGGGCAAGCGGGCGGGTGCCGCAGCCCAGGCCCGTGTCGCGCCTCTTTGTCTCCACGGGCAGCGGCTCAGCCCCGGGCCCCGGGCGGAAGTGAGACGCGCTCGGCGCGGGGGCCGCGGCGGCCGCACCATGAGCGACATCCGCCACTCGCTGCTGCGCCGCGACGCGCTGAGCGCCGCCAAGGAGGTGTTGTACCACCTGGACATCTACTTCAGCAGCCAGCTGCAGAGCGCGCCGCTGCCCATCGTGGATAAGGGCCCCGTGGAGCTGCTGGAGGAGTTCGTGTTCCAAGTGCCCAAGGAGCGCAGCGCGCAGCCCAAGGTGCGGCCCGAGACGGTCGGGTGCCCGGGCGCCGCAGGCAGGCGGGTGGGCCTTTTCCCCGGCGATGCAGGGCTGTGTCAAGCCGCGGGCGCCCCACGTCCAGGAGCCCCGCGCTCGCGCTTGGCCTCGCTCCAGCAGCAGCCCGCAAACCCCTCTCCGGGTCCTGCAGTGTTGCTCAGCTGCCTGTCCAGTCTGCGGGGCGTGTGACAGCCGAGGCTTGGTGTTAAAGGGACAAACTGGGGACTGCCCGCTCTCTAGAAGTCTGTTGGGCTGTTACCGAGAGGCTCGTCCTGAGCCCTCCAGGAGGATGTATAATGATCTGTATAGCTTTCCtcttacatctttttcttttttttctctctcttttttttttttttttttgtagtgagacaaggtctcactgtgttgcccaggctggagtgcagtggtgcaatcacagctcactacaaccttgaactcctgggctcaagtaatcctcccgccttatccttctcagtagctgggactacaggcatgcaccaccaccatgcccagctaatttttggatgttttgtagagctggggcctccccgtgttacccaggctgatctcaaactcctgggctcaagatctCTCCTTGGCctctaaagtgttggaattacaggtgtgagccacaacgcctggcctaTATGACTTTTTTCTAAGAGTAACAGCAAAGATCTCCCTGACACCTGAGCTTTACGAAGGGCGAAAAGTTCTACggggaaaaaaacttttttcctgttttcctttttttttttttggagacggaatttcattctgtcacccggctggagtgcagtggtacgatctcggctcactgcaacctccacctcccgggttcaagcgagtctcctccctaagcctcctgagtagctgggattataggcgcacacccaccatgcccgaccaagttttgcatttttagtagagacggggtttcaccacgttggccaggctggtgtcgaactcttgaCGTTGTGAttcgtccgcctcggcctcccaaagtgctgggattacagg encodes the following:
- the ZDHHC4 gene encoding probable palmitoyltransferase ZDHHC4, which codes for MDFLILFLFYLALVVMGLVLICVCSKTHSLKGLARGGAQIFSCVIPECLQRAMHRSLHYLFHTRNHTFIVLHLVLQGMVYTEYTWEVFGYCQELEFSLYYLLLPYLLLVVNLFSFTLTCVTNPGIITKANELLFLHAYEFDEVMFPKNVRCSTCALRKPARSKHCSVCNWCVHRFDHHCVWVNNCIGAWNIRYFLIYLLTLTASAATVAIVSTTFLIHLVVMSDLYQETYVDDLGHLHVMDTVFLIQYLFLTFPRIVFMLGFVVVLSFLLGGYLCFALYLAATNQTTNEWYRGDWAWCLRCPLVARPPSAEPQVHRNIHSHGLWSNLQEIFLPAFPCHGRKKQE